The following coding sequences are from one Lolium rigidum isolate FL_2022 chromosome 6, APGP_CSIRO_Lrig_0.1, whole genome shotgun sequence window:
- the LOC124668435 gene encoding uncharacterized protein LOC124668435, whose protein sequence is MGDPTPPAWMAVAARKWLEDAGAIGKDAAGGDVCAAAIMSVEGIIKVSVHYDISYFVPAKHHDEVEMDGRVVDRKGRMTAVTIEVRKKETGELVAIGRQWMTTSRPKGSQGSKL, encoded by the exons ATGGGCGACCCGACGCCGCCGGCGTGGATGGCGGTCGCGGCCCGCAAGTGGCTCGAGGACGCCGGCGCCATCGGGAAGGACGCCGCAGGCGGCGACGTCTGCGCGGCGGCGATCATGTCGGTGGAGGGCATCATCAAGGTCTCCGTCCACTACGACATCTCCTACTTCGTACCGGCCAAGCACCAT GACGAAGTGGAGATGGATGGGAGGGTGGTGGACCGAAAAGGGAGGATGACAGCGGTGACGATAGAGGTTCGTAAGAAGGAGACCGGTGAGCTAGTGGCGATTGGACGGCAGTGGATGACCACTTCCAGACCAAAGGGGTCTCAAGGAAGCAAGCTATGA